The following proteins are encoded in a genomic region of Pseudoxanthomonas suwonensis 11-1:
- the miaB gene encoding tRNA (N6-isopentenyl adenosine(37)-C2)-methylthiotransferase MiaB: MNASPDLVPDAAIAPATTPAPSLVPLPGAAPRAIPGGARGKLYIKTHGCQMNEYDSARMADVLAEHEGLELTDNPEEADVVLVNTCSIREKAQEKVFSQLGRWKALKEGGREVIIGVGGCVASQEGEAIVKRAPYVDLVFGPQTLHRLPELIRARREQQRPQVDISFPEIEKFDRLPEPRAEGPSAFVSIMEGCSKYCSFCVVPYTRGTEVSRPFEDVLVEVAQLAAQGVREINLLGQNVNAYRGPMGEGTEEVADLGLLIRTIAQIEGIGRIRFTTSHPLEFSDSLVEAYRDVPQLANYLHLPVQSGSDRILGAMKRGYTTLEFKQKIRKLRAVRPDISISSDFIVGFPGETDADFEKTMKLIEDVGFDQSFSFIYSRRPGTPAADLPDDVGDEAKHARLSRLQATINANAARISEAMVGSVQTVLVEGPSKKNPAELTGKTENMRSVNFPGNPRLVGQFVDVRITAALTNSLRGELVLA; encoded by the coding sequence ATGAACGCTTCTCCGGACCTCGTTCCGGACGCCGCCATCGCGCCCGCCACCACCCCCGCCCCCTCCCTGGTCCCGCTGCCGGGCGCCGCTCCGCGCGCCATTCCCGGCGGGGCCCGCGGCAAGCTCTACATCAAGACCCACGGTTGCCAGATGAACGAGTACGACTCGGCCCGCATGGCCGACGTGCTCGCCGAGCACGAGGGCCTGGAGCTGACCGACAACCCGGAGGAGGCCGACGTCGTCCTGGTCAACACCTGCTCGATCCGCGAGAAGGCCCAGGAGAAGGTGTTCAGCCAGCTCGGCCGCTGGAAGGCGCTGAAGGAAGGCGGCCGCGAGGTGATCATCGGCGTCGGCGGCTGCGTCGCCTCCCAGGAGGGCGAGGCGATCGTCAAGCGCGCGCCCTACGTGGACCTGGTGTTCGGCCCGCAGACCCTGCACCGCCTGCCGGAGCTGATCCGCGCCCGCCGCGAGCAGCAGCGCCCGCAGGTGGACATCTCCTTCCCGGAGATCGAGAAGTTCGACCGCCTGCCCGAGCCGCGCGCCGAAGGCCCCAGCGCCTTCGTCTCGATCATGGAAGGCTGCTCCAAGTACTGCTCGTTCTGCGTGGTGCCCTACACCCGCGGCACCGAGGTCAGCCGCCCGTTCGAGGACGTGCTGGTCGAGGTCGCCCAGCTGGCCGCCCAGGGCGTGCGCGAGATCAACCTGCTGGGCCAGAACGTCAACGCCTATCGCGGGCCGATGGGCGAAGGCACGGAGGAGGTCGCGGACCTCGGCCTGCTGATCCGCACCATCGCCCAGATCGAGGGCATCGGCCGCATCCGCTTCACCACCTCGCACCCGCTGGAGTTCTCCGACTCGCTGGTCGAGGCCTACCGCGACGTGCCGCAGCTGGCCAACTACCTGCACCTGCCGGTGCAGTCCGGCAGCGACCGCATCCTCGGCGCGATGAAGCGCGGCTACACCACGCTCGAGTTCAAGCAGAAGATCCGCAAGCTGCGCGCGGTGCGCCCGGACATCTCGATCTCCTCGGACTTCATCGTCGGCTTCCCCGGCGAGACCGACGCCGACTTCGAGAAGACCATGAAGCTGATCGAGGACGTGGGCTTCGACCAGAGCTTCTCCTTCATCTACTCGCGCCGTCCCGGCACCCCGGCCGCGGACCTGCCGGACGACGTCGGCGACGAGGCCAAGCACGCCCGCCTGTCGCGCCTGCAGGCCACGATCAACGCCAACGCCGCGCGCATCTCCGAGGCCATGGTCGGCAGCGTGCAGACCGTGCTGGTCGAGGGCCCGTCGAAGAAGAACCCGGCCGAACTGACCGGCAAGACCGAGAACATGCGCTCGGTGAACTTCCCCGGCAACCCGCGACTGGTCGGCCAGTTCGTGGACGTGCGCATCACCGCGGCACTGACCAACTCGCTGCGCGGCGAGCTCGTGCTGGCCTGA
- a CDS encoding cytochrome b encodes MANIFNRAATGVMDWVNARAPALAPMYRKHMSEYYAPKNFNIWYIFGVLSMVVLVNQIVTGIFLTMHFKTSAAEAFASVEYIMRDVEWGWLIRYMHSTGASLFFIVVYLHMFRGLMYGSYQKPRELVWILGMLIYLVLMAEAFMGYVLPWGQMSFWGAKVIISLFGAIPVIGNGLTEWIMGDYLPSDATLNRFFALHVIALPLVLLLLVVLHLGALHEVGSNNPDGVEIKKGPKGNRWSPTGPADGVPFHPYYTVKDSFYVCAMLVIAAFIIFFAPAFGGWFLEHDNFTEANKLVTPEHIKPVWYYTPFYAMLRVVPDKLGGVLVMFGAIAILFAVPWLDRSKVKSYRYRGLLSWVLLLGFAISFVWLGKIGAGPGTDPVETIVGRFLTAYYFLFFLTMPIWTKIDKTKPVPERVTTHD; translated from the coding sequence ATGGCCAACATCTTCAACCGCGCCGCCACCGGCGTGATGGACTGGGTCAACGCGCGCGCGCCGGCCCTGGCGCCGATGTACCGGAAGCACATGTCCGAGTACTACGCGCCGAAGAACTTCAACATCTGGTACATCTTCGGCGTGCTGTCGATGGTGGTGCTGGTCAACCAGATCGTGACCGGCATCTTCCTGACGATGCACTTCAAGACCAGCGCGGCGGAAGCCTTCGCGTCGGTCGAGTACATCATGCGCGACGTGGAGTGGGGCTGGCTGATCCGGTACATGCACAGCACCGGCGCCTCGCTGTTCTTCATCGTCGTCTACCTGCACATGTTCCGCGGCCTGATGTACGGCTCGTACCAGAAGCCGCGCGAGCTGGTGTGGATCCTCGGCATGCTGATCTACCTGGTGCTGATGGCCGAGGCCTTCATGGGCTACGTGCTGCCGTGGGGCCAGATGTCGTTCTGGGGCGCCAAGGTGATCATCTCGCTGTTCGGCGCGATCCCCGTGATCGGCAACGGCCTGACCGAGTGGATCATGGGCGACTACCTGCCCTCCGACGCCACCCTCAACCGCTTCTTCGCCCTGCACGTGATCGCGCTGCCGCTGGTGCTGCTGCTGCTGGTCGTGCTGCACCTGGGCGCGCTGCACGAGGTCGGGTCCAACAACCCCGACGGCGTGGAGATCAAGAAGGGCCCGAAGGGCAACCGCTGGTCGCCGACCGGCCCGGCCGACGGCGTGCCGTTCCACCCGTACTACACGGTGAAGGACAGCTTCTACGTGTGCGCGATGCTGGTCATCGCCGCCTTCATCATCTTCTTCGCCCCGGCGTTCGGCGGCTGGTTCCTCGAGCACGACAACTTCACCGAGGCCAACAAGCTGGTCACCCCGGAGCACATCAAGCCGGTGTGGTACTACACGCCCTTCTACGCGATGCTGCGCGTGGTGCCCGACAAGCTCGGCGGCGTGCTGGTGATGTTCGGCGCCATCGCGATCCTGTTCGCGGTGCCGTGGCTGGATCGCTCGAAGGTCAAGTCCTACCGCTACCGCGGCCTGCTGTCCTGGGTGCTGCTGCTGGGCTTCGCCATCAGCTTCGTGTGGCTGGGCAAGATCGGCGCCGGCCCGGGTACCGACCCGGTCGAGACCATCGTCGGCCGGTTCCTGACCGCCTACTACTTCCTGTTCTTCCTGACCATGCCGATCTGGACCAAGATCGACAAGACCAAGCCGGTGCCGG
- a CDS encoding HlyC/CorC family transporter — translation MSEDDSSSHHANEPHERRRNWLERISAAFSGEPDTREDLVALLRDAHGNGLIDADTLRMMEGALSVSELTVGDVMVSRSQMVSLSAESPFSELIVQVVESGHSRFPVHGEDRDEILGILLAKDLLRGVATSKGPCEINPLLRPAVLIPESKKLNVLLKEFRLSRNHMAIVVDEYGGVAGLVTIEDVLEQIVGQIDDEHDEAADDSALIAVQADGQYIVDALTPIGDFNQRFGAGFSDDEYDTIGGLVTEAIGHLPEVGEELTLDRFAFRVIRADARRVRAFQVGVLAATVEED, via the coding sequence ATGTCAGAAGACGACAGTAGTAGCCACCACGCCAACGAGCCGCACGAGCGGCGACGCAACTGGCTCGAGCGCATCAGCGCGGCCTTTTCCGGCGAACCCGACACCCGCGAGGACCTCGTCGCGCTCCTGCGCGACGCCCATGGCAACGGGCTGATCGACGCCGACACCCTGCGCATGATGGAAGGCGCGCTCTCGGTCTCCGAACTGACCGTGGGCGACGTCATGGTTTCGCGCTCGCAGATGGTCTCGCTCTCGGCCGAATCCCCCTTCTCCGAACTGATCGTCCAGGTGGTCGAGTCCGGCCACTCGCGCTTCCCGGTGCATGGTGAGGACCGCGACGAGATCCTCGGCATCCTGCTGGCCAAGGACCTGCTGCGCGGCGTGGCCACCAGCAAGGGCCCGTGCGAGATCAATCCCCTGCTGCGGCCGGCGGTGCTGATCCCCGAGTCCAAGAAGCTCAACGTCCTGCTCAAGGAGTTCCGGCTCTCGCGCAACCACATGGCCATCGTGGTCGACGAGTACGGCGGGGTCGCCGGCCTGGTCACCATCGAGGACGTGCTGGAGCAGATCGTCGGCCAGATCGACGACGAGCACGACGAGGCCGCCGACGACAGCGCGCTGATCGCGGTGCAGGCCGACGGCCAGTACATCGTCGACGCGCTGACCCCGATCGGCGACTTCAACCAGCGCTTCGGCGCCGGCTTCTCCGACGACGAGTACGACACCATCGGCGGCCTGGTGACCGAGGCCATCGGCCACCTGCCCGAGGTCGGCGAGGAACTGACCCTGGACCGCTTCGCCTTCCGCGTGATCCGTGCCGACGCGCGCCGGGTGCGCGCGTTCCAGGTCGGCGTGCTGGCGGCCACGGTGGAAGAGGACTGA
- a CDS encoding PhoH family protein, which produces MTQTQRDFTLEPADTERLANLAGPFDQHLRQIELRLGVAIANRGNIFRVTGEAGAASRAEHLLQALYAEAGDTTFDSHAIHLRLNDANVDQVDEAGYQPQEVSVKVRRGTIRGRGANQARYLHSIATHDINFGIGPAGTGKTFLAVAMAVDALNESRVQRLVLVRPAVEAGEKLGFLPGDLTQKVDPYLRPLYDALYEMLGVEKVVKLLEKNVIEIAPLAYMRGRTLNDAFVILDEAQNTTIEQMKMFLTRLGFGSTAVVTGDMTQIDLPKHVKSGLKDAIEVLRGVEGVSFTFFEGRDVVRHPLVARIVNAYDRRDRDNARDEQGQ; this is translated from the coding sequence ATGACCCAGACCCAGCGCGACTTCACCCTCGAACCCGCCGACACCGAGCGGCTCGCCAACCTGGCCGGCCCGTTCGACCAGCACCTGCGCCAGATCGAGCTGCGCCTGGGCGTAGCCATCGCCAACCGCGGCAACATCTTCCGCGTGACAGGCGAGGCCGGTGCCGCCTCGCGCGCCGAGCACCTGCTGCAGGCGCTGTACGCCGAGGCCGGCGACACGACCTTCGACAGCCACGCCATCCACCTGCGCCTCAACGACGCCAACGTCGACCAGGTCGACGAGGCCGGCTACCAGCCGCAGGAAGTGTCGGTGAAGGTGCGCCGCGGCACCATCCGTGGCCGCGGCGCCAACCAGGCCCGCTACCTGCATTCGATCGCCACCCACGACATCAATTTCGGCATCGGCCCGGCCGGCACCGGCAAGACCTTCCTGGCCGTGGCCATGGCGGTGGACGCGCTCAACGAATCGCGGGTACAGCGCCTGGTGCTGGTGCGCCCGGCGGTGGAGGCCGGCGAGAAGCTCGGCTTCCTGCCCGGCGACCTGACCCAGAAGGTCGATCCCTACCTGCGCCCGCTGTACGACGCCCTGTACGAGATGCTGGGTGTGGAGAAGGTGGTCAAGCTGCTGGAGAAGAACGTCATCGAGATCGCGCCGCTGGCCTACATGCGCGGCCGCACCCTCAACGACGCCTTCGTGATCCTGGACGAAGCGCAGAACACCACCATCGAGCAGATGAAGATGTTCCTGACCCGACTGGGCTTCGGCTCCACCGCGGTGGTGACCGGCGACATGACCCAGATCGACCTGCCCAAGCACGTCAAGTCGGGGCTGAAGGATGCGATCGAAGTGCTGCGCGGCGTGGAAGGCGTCAGCTTCACCTTCTTCGAGGGCCGCGACGTGGTCCGCCACCCGCTGGTCGCGCGCATCGTCAACGCCTACGACCGCCGCGACCGGGACAACGCGCGCGACGAACAGGGCCAGTAA
- a CDS encoding lytic transglycosylase domain-containing protein, with protein MGTLGKAAVLLLLALAAVPASAGTVYRCVGSDGISSYVTKRMPGAQCTVASHFTPDRRTPRAAARPAPAPVAATPVSAAAAGGATGEPVMVPAVATTPAPAPAKASTGTPVRRQVSGQVYSYMKDGVRHFTSRPPGRGSGASSVRTVAYSFMETCYACGVQPGVSFATVRLNTDAYRDEIAAAAREFGVEEAVVRAVIHAESAFNPSALSHAGAQGLMQLMPATARRFGVSDSYDAQQNIRGGTRYLAWLLKRFNGDLTLAAAGYNAGEGAVDRYNGVPPYSETQRYVQRVGVLAERYRGVLASR; from the coding sequence ATGGGGACCTTGGGGAAGGCAGCCGTCCTGCTGCTGCTCGCGCTGGCCGCGGTTCCGGCAAGCGCAGGCACCGTGTACCGGTGCGTAGGCAGCGACGGCATATCCAGCTACGTGACCAAGCGGATGCCCGGTGCGCAGTGCACCGTGGCAAGCCACTTCACGCCCGATCGCCGGACCCCGCGCGCGGCCGCCAGGCCGGCGCCGGCGCCGGTGGCCGCCACCCCGGTTTCCGCGGCCGCCGCCGGCGGAGCCACGGGCGAACCGGTCATGGTGCCGGCGGTCGCGACCACCCCGGCGCCTGCGCCCGCCAAGGCGTCCACGGGCACGCCGGTCCGGCGCCAGGTCAGCGGCCAGGTCTATTCCTATATGAAGGACGGCGTGCGCCACTTCACCAGCCGGCCCCCGGGGCGCGGCTCCGGTGCCAGCTCGGTGCGCACCGTGGCGTACTCCTTCATGGAGACCTGCTACGCCTGCGGCGTGCAGCCCGGGGTGAGCTTCGCCACAGTGCGCCTCAACACCGACGCCTACCGCGACGAGATCGCCGCGGCGGCGCGCGAGTTCGGGGTCGAGGAGGCGGTGGTGCGGGCGGTGATCCATGCCGAATCCGCGTTCAACCCCTCGGCGCTGTCGCATGCCGGTGCCCAGGGCCTGATGCAGCTGATGCCCGCCACCGCGCGCCGGTTCGGGGTCAGCGACAGCTACGACGCCCAGCAGAACATCCGCGGCGGCACCCGGTACCTGGCCTGGCTGCTGAAGCGCTTCAACGGCGACCTGACCCTGGCCGCGGCCGGGTACAACGCCGGCGAGGGCGCCGTGGACCGCTACAACGGGGTGCCGCCCTACAGCGAGACCCAGCGCTACGTGCAGCGCGTCGGCGTGCTCGCCGAGCGCTACCGCGGCGTCCTGGCCTCGCGCTGA
- the petA gene encoding ubiquinol-cytochrome c reductase iron-sulfur subunit, which translates to MANDEVQAPVNTGRRRFLTATTAVVGAVGAGFAAVPFIKSWNPSARAKLAGAPVTADISALQEGQRLILEWRGQPIWIVKRSRAVLEALPALDGRLRDPKSDNADQQPEYVRQANPELRSLKPEISVLVGLCTHLGCSPEMAAEIKPEPYDPEWKGGYFCPCHKSRFDMAGRVFQGVPAPTNLVVPPHYYADDNTIVIGVDPQGA; encoded by the coding sequence ATGGCCAACGATGAGGTCCAAGCGCCCGTGAACACGGGCCGACGCCGGTTCCTGACCGCCACCACCGCCGTGGTGGGGGCCGTGGGGGCCGGTTTCGCAGCAGTACCGTTCATCAAGTCGTGGAATCCCAGCGCCCGGGCGAAGCTCGCCGGTGCCCCGGTGACCGCCGATATCAGTGCCCTGCAGGAAGGCCAGCGCCTGATCCTGGAGTGGCGCGGCCAACCGATCTGGATCGTCAAGCGTTCCAGGGCCGTGCTCGAGGCGCTGCCGGCGCTCGACGGCCGCCTGCGCGATCCCAAGTCGGACAACGCGGACCAGCAGCCGGAGTACGTGCGCCAGGCCAACCCCGAGCTGCGCTCGCTCAAGCCGGAGATCTCCGTGCTGGTCGGCCTCTGCACCCACCTCGGCTGCTCGCCGGAGATGGCCGCGGAGATCAAGCCCGAGCCATACGACCCGGAGTGGAAGGGCGGCTACTTCTGCCCCTGCCACAAGTCGCGCTTCGACATGGCCGGCCGCGTGTTCCAGGGCGTGCCCGCCCCGACCAACCTGGTCGTGCCGCCGCACTACTACGCCGACGACAACACCATCGTCATCGGCGTCGATCCTCAGGGGGCATAA
- a CDS encoding magnesium and cobalt transport protein CorA yields MITPTPLPTCVVASAWYDGDGRRHDMSLEELGSCIAGDAPGFAWIGLYEPAREILLRLQDALGLHPLAVEDAGKAHQRPKVEAYGDTLFLAAHTTQMDGSRIAYGETHAFLGRRFLVTVRHGASLSYAPVRQRLEREPELLRPGPAMALYGVLDFIVDNYAPIVDAHRDTLQALERDIFSDTYRRAIVVRLYDLKRDLANMRGSVSPLQDVLQQLVRSQAAQGQLVPEDVRLYLRDVHDHVVRINDAIDSLRDMLGTALSVNLSLVTLAQGETVKRLGAWAALLAAPTLVTSWYGMNFAHMPELAPRWAYPALALGVGVVCLVLYRLFKRSGWL; encoded by the coding sequence ATGATCACGCCTACACCCCTGCCCACCTGCGTCGTCGCCTCCGCCTGGTATGACGGCGACGGCCGCCGCCACGACATGTCGCTGGAGGAGCTGGGCTCCTGCATCGCCGGGGACGCGCCTGGCTTTGCCTGGATCGGCCTGTACGAACCGGCGCGCGAGATCCTGCTGCGGCTGCAGGACGCACTCGGCCTGCACCCGCTGGCGGTGGAGGACGCGGGCAAGGCGCACCAGCGGCCCAAGGTCGAGGCCTATGGCGACACGCTCTTCCTGGCCGCGCACACGACCCAGATGGACGGCAGCCGGATCGCCTACGGCGAGACCCACGCCTTCCTCGGCCGCCGCTTCCTGGTGACCGTGCGCCACGGCGCCTCGCTGTCCTACGCACCGGTGCGGCAGCGGCTGGAGCGCGAGCCGGAGCTGCTGCGCCCCGGACCGGCGATGGCCCTGTACGGCGTGCTCGACTTCATCGTCGACAACTACGCGCCGATCGTGGACGCCCACCGCGACACCCTGCAGGCGCTGGAGCGCGACATCTTCTCCGACACCTACCGCCGCGCCATCGTGGTCCGGCTGTACGACCTCAAGCGCGACCTCGCCAACATGCGCGGCTCGGTCTCGCCGCTGCAGGACGTGCTGCAGCAGCTGGTGCGCAGCCAGGCCGCGCAGGGCCAGCTGGTGCCGGAGGACGTGCGCCTGTACCTGCGCGACGTGCACGACCACGTGGTGCGGATCAACGATGCCATCGACAGCCTGCGCGACATGCTCGGCACCGCGCTGAGCGTGAACCTGTCGCTGGTCACGCTGGCCCAGGGCGAGACGGTCAAGCGCCTCGGCGCCTGGGCCGCGTTGCTGGCCGCGCCGACCCTGGTCACCAGCTGGTACGGAATGAACTTCGCACACATGCCCGAGCTGGCCCCGCGCTGGGCCTACCCGGCGCTGGCGCTGGGCGTGGGCGTGGTGTGCCTGGTGCTGTACCGGCTGTTCAAGCGCTCCGGCTGGCTGTGA
- a CDS encoding DUF4105 domain-containing protein → MRAKAWAALLLAGLLALLAPLAVAAPRIGVLTMEPGEVFFERFGHDAIVVVDPETGEATSYNFGYFDPGEPDFVGRFVRGEMMYMLVALPLELDLQQYRESGRGVTLQWLDIEPAQASALAAALAEQARPENARYRYDYFTANCATKVRDALDEALGGALRTQLSGRSRGNTYRSEAVRLARPAPWIWLGFDAGLGPYADRPLSRWEEAFVPMRLADSLREARNAAGRPLVQSEHEVLPHLVDPEPEERPRRTWPWLLAGLAGAAAILALRQRPRVIAALATPLWLLCGIAGSLLAFLWLGTAHEAAWANRNLSLLDPLCLLLLPGAFALLRGRQPGRLFRPLLWIVAALGGVGWLLQWLSLQPQFNQPWVALLLPLHLALALALALGRRR, encoded by the coding sequence ATGCGGGCCAAGGCCTGGGCGGCCCTGCTGCTGGCCGGCCTGCTCGCGTTGCTGGCCCCGCTGGCCGTGGCCGCGCCGCGGATCGGCGTGCTGACCATGGAGCCGGGCGAGGTGTTCTTCGAGCGCTTCGGCCACGACGCCATCGTCGTGGTCGACCCGGAAACCGGCGAGGCCACTTCCTACAACTTCGGCTACTTCGATCCGGGCGAGCCGGACTTCGTCGGCCGCTTCGTGCGCGGCGAGATGATGTACATGCTGGTCGCCCTGCCGCTGGAGCTGGACCTGCAGCAGTACCGCGAGTCCGGCCGCGGGGTGACCCTGCAGTGGCTGGACATCGAGCCGGCCCAGGCCAGCGCCCTGGCCGCGGCCCTGGCCGAGCAGGCGCGGCCGGAGAACGCGCGCTACCGCTACGACTACTTCACCGCCAACTGCGCGACCAAGGTCCGCGACGCGCTGGACGAGGCCCTCGGCGGCGCGCTGCGCACCCAGCTGTCCGGGCGCTCGCGCGGCAACACTTACCGCAGCGAGGCCGTGCGCCTGGCGCGGCCGGCGCCGTGGATATGGCTGGGCTTCGACGCGGGCCTGGGTCCGTACGCTGACCGCCCGCTGTCGCGCTGGGAGGAGGCCTTCGTGCCGATGCGCCTGGCCGACAGCCTGCGCGAGGCACGCAACGCCGCCGGCCGCCCGCTGGTGCAGTCCGAGCACGAGGTGCTGCCGCACCTGGTCGATCCCGAACCGGAAGAGCGTCCGCGCCGCACCTGGCCGTGGCTGCTGGCCGGCCTGGCCGGTGCCGCCGCGATCCTGGCCCTGCGCCAGCGCCCGCGCGTGATCGCCGCTCTCGCCACGCCGCTGTGGCTGCTGTGTGGCATCGCCGGTTCGCTGCTGGCCTTCCTGTGGCTGGGCACCGCGCACGAGGCCGCCTGGGCCAACCGCAACCTGTCCCTGCTCGACCCACTGTGCCTGCTGCTCCTGCCCGGCGCCTTCGCCCTGCTGCGCGGTCGCCAGCCCGGACGCCTGTTCCGCCCGCTGCTGTGGATCGTCGCTGCGCTGGGCGGCGTCGGCTGGCTGCTGCAATGGCTGAGCCTGCAGCCGCAGTTCAACCAGCCCTGGGTGGCCCTGCTGTTACCGCTGCACCTGGCGCTGGCCCTGGCCCTGGCCCTCGGCCGGCGCCGCTGA
- the ybeY gene encoding rRNA maturation RNase YbeY, which translates to MTKGPVRLDVAVSYAVPRAGVPAAQSFRKWVAAALAGRIREADLAIRIVDAPEGQALNRHYRGKDYATNVLSFPAEMPEGLPKGIKFPLLGDLVICAPVVAREAAEQGKPLAAHYAHLTVHGTLHLLGWDHEDDKEAEAMEQLEREILAGLGLPDPYAAERGD; encoded by the coding sequence ATGACCAAGGGTCCCGTCCGTCTCGATGTCGCGGTGAGCTATGCGGTGCCGCGCGCCGGCGTGCCCGCCGCGCAGAGCTTCCGCAAGTGGGTGGCCGCCGCGCTGGCCGGACGCATCCGCGAGGCCGACCTCGCCATCCGCATCGTCGACGCTCCCGAGGGCCAGGCCCTCAACCGCCATTACCGCGGCAAGGACTACGCGACCAACGTGCTCAGCTTCCCGGCCGAGATGCCGGAGGGCCTGCCCAAGGGGATCAAGTTCCCGCTGCTGGGCGACCTGGTGATCTGCGCCCCGGTGGTGGCCCGCGAGGCCGCCGAACAGGGCAAGCCCCTGGCCGCGCACTACGCCCACCTGACCGTCCACGGCACCCTGCACCTGCTGGGCTGGGACCACGAGGACGACAAGGAGGCCGAGGCCATGGAGCAGCTCGAACGCGAGATCCTGGCCGGGCTCGGCCTGCCGGACCCGTACGCGGCCGAGCGCGGGGACTGA